A region from the endosymbiont of Galathealinum brachiosum genome encodes:
- a CDS encoding protein-methionine-sulfoxide reductase catalytic subunit MsrP — MSIIIKSASKQDIKSSEITTETDYLNRRDFIKKSGILVSAAWAGGLSLPASAKSSDYGNDYPGLKKTAYGKGENLTSFKDATTYNNYYEFGTGKKDPAKKAVNFKTDPWSITVEGEASKTGTFHLEDILKHAQVEERIYRFRCVEAWSMTVPWVGFSLADMLKRFEPTSKAKYVQFETLYDPKQMPGQVRRVLDWPYRDGLRIDEAMNPLCFMATGIYGRDMPNQNGAPIRLVVPWKYGFKNIKSIVKIKFMEHEPVCTWNVTGPKEYGFYSNVNPDVDHPRWSQATERALGSNFWEPKTKTRLFNGYGEQVAHLYKDMDLTKYF; from the coding sequence ATGAGTATAATTATTAAATCTGCTTCGAAGCAGGATATCAAATCGTCTGAAATTACCACTGAAACTGATTATCTAAACCGCCGGGATTTTATTAAAAAATCGGGCATTCTGGTTAGTGCTGCATGGGCCGGTGGTTTAAGTTTGCCCGCATCTGCAAAGTCATCTGATTATGGAAATGACTATCCCGGTTTAAAAAAAACTGCATATGGAAAAGGTGAAAATCTCACCTCGTTTAAAGATGCGACTACTTATAATAATTATTATGAATTTGGTACGGGTAAAAAAGACCCGGCAAAGAAAGCAGTCAACTTTAAAACAGACCCCTGGTCAATTACTGTTGAAGGTGAAGCCAGTAAAACAGGTACTTTTCATTTAGAAGATATTTTAAAACATGCACAGGTAGAAGAGCGCATTTATCGATTTAGATGTGTAGAAGCCTGGTCTATGACTGTGCCCTGGGTTGGCTTTTCACTGGCGGATATGTTGAAACGATTTGAACCAACGTCTAAAGCTAAATATGTTCAATTTGAAACCTTGTATGACCCGAAACAAATGCCTGGTCAGGTACGAAGGGTTCTAGACTGGCCATATCGTGATGGTTTAAGAATAGACGAAGCTATGAATCCATTATGTTTTATGGCAACGGGTATTTATGGTCGTGATATGCCTAATCAAAATGGCGCCCCAATTCGACTGGTTGTGCCCTGGAAATATGGTTTCAAAAATATTAAATCCATTGTAAAAATTAAATTTATGGAACATGAGCCTGTCTGCACCTGGAATGTGACCGGCCCTAAGGAGTATGGTTTTTATTCCAATGTGAATCCAGATGTAGATCATCCTCGATGGAGTCAGGCGACAGAACGTGCGTTGGGTTCAAATTTCTGGGAACCAAAAACGAAAACCCGGTTATTTAATGGTTATGGCGAGCAGGTTGCGCATCTTTATAAAGATATGGACTTAACGAAATATTTTTAA
- a CDS encoding sulfoxide reductase heme-binding subunit YedZ, whose product MRVWCKEVTVNSMNAELSFFSSLKNFDLRLFVKPLVFILCLMPFALLMMNALNNNLGPNPVEEMIRTLGDWGIYFLLTGLFISPARKVFNQVWLIRYRRMMGLFAFFYVSMHFLGYIWFEQFFNVQDIVKDIIKRPFISIGFICYLLLVPLAVTSTAGMMKRLKKNWGRLHKVVYPVSVLALLHYFMMVKADFLVPGIMLVILSVLLGYRLVSRFKS is encoded by the coding sequence ATGAGGGTTTGGTGTAAGGAAGTGACAGTAAATAGTATGAATGCAGAATTATCGTTTTTTTCCAGTTTAAAGAATTTTGACTTAAGACTTTTTGTAAAACCTCTGGTTTTTATCCTGTGTCTAATGCCATTCGCTCTATTAATGATGAATGCCTTAAATAATAATCTGGGTCCCAATCCTGTTGAAGAAATGATTCGCACTCTGGGTGACTGGGGTATTTATTTTTTACTGACAGGTTTGTTCATTAGTCCGGCCCGTAAAGTGTTTAATCAGGTCTGGCTTATTCGTTATCGCAGAATGATGGGGCTATTTGCATTCTTTTACGTAAGTATGCACTTTCTTGGTTATATCTGGTTTGAGCAGTTTTTTAATGTTCAGGATATAGTTAAAGATATAATTAAGCGCCCATTTATTAGTATTGGATTTATCTGTTATTTATTATTAGTGCCACTGGCTGTAACGTCTACAGCAGGCATGATGAAACGTCTGAAGAAAAACTGGGGGCGTTTACATAAAGTTGTCTACCCCGTATCAGTTCTGGCGCTCTTACATTATTTTATGATGGTTAAAGCTGATTTTCTTGTGCCGGGTATAATGCTGGTTATTTTAAGTGTTCTGTTGGGATACAGGTTGGTTAGCAGATTTAAGTCTTAG
- a CDS encoding ribonuclease HI gives MNNEKVKLYTDGACRGNPGPGGWGVWLRFGEHDKELCGGEENTTNNRMELMAAIMGLESLNRPCELVLYTDSKYVMQGITDWIDNWKARGWKTAAKKPVKNVDLWKRLDQARNQHQVDWQWVKGHSGHEGNEKADELANKGVDGL, from the coding sequence ATGAATAATGAAAAAGTTAAATTATATACAGATGGTGCATGTCGAGGTAATCCGGGGCCGGGAGGTTGGGGTGTCTGGTTACGATTTGGTGAGCATGATAAAGAGCTCTGCGGTGGTGAAGAAAATACAACCAATAATCGTATGGAGTTAATGGCGGCTATTATGGGGCTTGAGTCATTAAACCGCCCTTGTGAACTGGTGTTATATACCGACTCTAAATATGTGATGCAGGGCATCACTGACTGGATTGATAACTGGAAAGCCAGAGGATGGAAAACCGCTGCTAAAAAACCGGTTAAAAATGTAGATCTGTGGAAGCGTCTTGATCAGGCAAGAAACCAACATCAGGTTGACTGGCAATGGGTTAAGGGGCATTCGGGGCATGAGGGTAATGAGAAAGCTGACGAATTAGCTAACAAAGGGGTAGATGGTCTGTAG
- a CDS encoding DNA polymerase III subunit epsilon: MRQIVLDTETTGLEPSQGHRIIEIGCVEIINRKITENTYHQYIQPDRESDEGAFEVHGISTEFLADKPRFVDVAEDFIKFINGAELVIHNAPFDVGFLDHELAMLDPVWGKVSDHARITDSLVMARKKHPGQKNNLDILCKRYDVNNARRELHGALLDAELLAEVFLRMTGGQEMLALGGGADGATSQANVSPIKRVDSNRPQINVIRANVDELEKHQERLGALGDECVWNKPQS; encoded by the coding sequence ATGAGACAAATTGTATTAGATACAGAAACCACCGGTTTAGAGCCATCACAGGGGCATAGGATAATCGAAATTGGTTGTGTAGAAATTATTAATCGCAAGATAACCGAAAATACTTACCATCAATATATTCAGCCTGATCGTGAAAGTGATGAAGGTGCATTTGAAGTGCATGGTATTAGCACCGAATTTCTGGCTGATAAACCTCGTTTTGTTGATGTAGCCGAAGATTTTATAAAATTCATTAATGGAGCCGAACTGGTTATCCATAATGCACCATTTGATGTTGGTTTTCTTGACCATGAATTAGCAATGCTTGATCCGGTCTGGGGTAAAGTCAGTGACCATGCCCGTATAACCGATAGTCTGGTGATGGCGCGTAAGAAACACCCGGGGCAGAAAAATAATCTTGATATATTATGTAAACGTTATGACGTAAATAATGCACGCCGTGAGTTACACGGAGCATTACTGGATGCTGAATTACTAGCGGAAGTTTTTCTGAGAATGACCGGTGGCCAGGAGATGCTGGCTTTGGGTGGTGGGGCAGATGGCGCTACCTCTCAGGCTAATGTGAGTCCGATTAAACGAGTTGATAGTAATCGCCCGCAGATTAACGTTATCAGAGCAAATGTTGATGAACTTGAGAAACATCAGGAAAGGCTCGGTGCGCTGGGGGATGAGTGCGTCTGGAACAAACCACAGTCTTAG
- a CDS encoding regulatory protein NosR: MGYRNTLKLLFLLFLLQCLPISAVQANSELSRFLDVIKTQDIYPGANKLGSPTGDPVVAPAYKDGKQLGFVFLTSDYENSTGYSGKPIHQLVALDMQGIIKKVLLVEHHEPIVLIGIPESKITEVLTEYEGLDVGKLVRGTQDHEIDIVSGATVTVMVMDDNILRGSIKVARNYGLSGLEAVIKKAGPVASVNPDISITKNWQNLVDEGSVSSLKLTVGQINQAFKDSGKPLVLDFPEEGESEEVFIELYAAVVSIPSIGKSLLGENEYKNLLKKLKPGEQAIMLAGDGRFSFKGSGYVRGGIFDRFQIIQGDTSIRFHDRYHKRLRSIAADGSPDLKDVDLFRTPADLKFKGADAWKLELLVGRNIGPIKKIFLTFDLNYKTPDKYLIITEPEIAPVADVAESNKSQLIWVKMWELKTGEVIVLGLALFVLTLIFFFQNWLVKRPKLTEQVRIGFLIFTLFGIGWYFNAQLSVVNILAMFNALVSGFDWTYFLMEPLIFILWASVAASLLFWGRGAYCGWLCPFGAMQELLNKIAKAFKIKQISVPWAVHERVWTFKYLIFLGLFGLSLYSLEWAERLAEVEPFKTTIILKFVREWPYVIFALAVLLPGIFIERFYCRYLCPLGAALAIPGKMRMFSWLKRYKECGSPCQRCSNECMVQAIHPEGDIDVNECLYCLHCQVLYSDDHACPVMIQKRLKKERRSVNPASVKGKNGSAISIELEK, translated from the coding sequence ATGGGTTATCGTAACACTTTGAAATTACTATTTTTACTCTTTTTGTTACAGTGCTTACCCATAAGTGCTGTACAGGCAAATTCAGAGTTAAGCCGTTTTCTTGATGTTATTAAAACTCAGGATATATACCCTGGTGCGAATAAATTAGGTTCACCGACAGGGGATCCTGTAGTAGCGCCTGCTTATAAAGATGGCAAACAACTCGGATTTGTTTTCCTGACATCTGACTATGAAAATTCCACGGGTTATTCAGGCAAGCCGATACATCAACTTGTCGCTCTGGATATGCAGGGTATTATCAAAAAAGTATTACTGGTTGAACACCATGAGCCGATTGTTCTGATTGGTATTCCAGAAAGTAAAATCACTGAGGTACTAACAGAGTATGAAGGGCTAGATGTAGGCAAGCTGGTTCGTGGTACGCAGGACCATGAAATTGATATTGTATCCGGAGCGACAGTGACCGTAATGGTGATGGATGACAACATATTAAGGGGATCAATTAAGGTTGCCAGAAATTATGGTTTGTCAGGGCTTGAGGCTGTAATAAAGAAAGCAGGGCCAGTAGCTTCAGTTAATCCTGATATAAGTATCACTAAAAACTGGCAGAACCTGGTGGATGAAGGTTCGGTTAGCAGTTTAAAACTGACCGTTGGACAGATTAATCAGGCTTTTAAAGATAGCGGTAAACCGCTTGTTCTTGATTTTCCGGAAGAAGGGGAAAGTGAAGAAGTCTTTATTGAGCTGTATGCAGCGGTTGTGTCTATTCCCAGTATAGGTAAAAGCCTGCTGGGTGAAAATGAATACAAAAATCTTCTGAAGAAATTAAAGCCGGGTGAGCAGGCTATTATGCTGGCGGGTGACGGTCGTTTCTCATTCAAAGGTTCCGGTTATGTTCGGGGTGGTATTTTTGATCGTTTCCAGATAATTCAGGGTGATACGTCTATTCGTTTCCATGATAGATATCATAAACGTCTGCGTTCAATTGCAGCTGATGGTTCTCCAGATCTGAAAGATGTTGATTTGTTCAGAACACCTGCTGACTTAAAGTTTAAAGGTGCTGATGCCTGGAAACTGGAATTGCTAGTCGGTAGAAATATTGGTCCTATCAAAAAGATTTTTCTAACTTTTGATCTTAATTATAAAACACCGGATAAATATTTAATTATTACTGAGCCTGAAATAGCGCCTGTAGCTGATGTGGCAGAAAGTAATAAGTCACAGCTAATCTGGGTGAAGATGTGGGAGTTAAAAACTGGCGAAGTTATTGTTCTGGGTCTTGCACTGTTTGTTCTTACACTTATATTCTTCTTTCAGAACTGGCTGGTTAAAAGACCCAAACTAACCGAGCAAGTTAGAATTGGTTTTTTGATATTCACTCTGTTTGGTATTGGCTGGTATTTCAACGCCCAGCTATCCGTGGTTAATATTCTTGCCATGTTTAATGCGCTGGTCAGTGGTTTTGACTGGACCTATTTTCTGATGGAGCCATTGATCTTTATCTTATGGGCTTCTGTTGCTGCATCGCTGCTTTTCTGGGGGCGTGGCGCTTATTGTGGCTGGTTATGCCCATTTGGAGCCATGCAGGAACTACTTAATAAAATAGCCAAAGCGTTCAAAATTAAGCAGATCTCTGTGCCCTGGGCAGTTCATGAGCGTGTCTGGACATTTAAATATTTAATATTTCTCGGTTTGTTTGGTCTTTCACTTTATTCCCTTGAATGGGCTGAGCGTCTGGCAGAAGTGGAGCCTTTCAAAACAACAATCATTCTGAAATTTGTGCGTGAATGGCCTTATGTGATTTTTGCACTGGCTGTATTACTGCCGGGTATTTTCATTGAACGTTTTTACTGTCGTTATTTATGCCCACTGGGTGCGGCACTGGCGATTCCCGGAAAAATGCGCATGTTCTCGTGGCTTAAACGTTATAAGGAATGTGGCAGCCCCTGTCAGCGTTGCAGCAATGAGTGCATGGTTCAGGCGATACACCCTGAAGGTGACATTGATGTGAATGAGTGTCTTTACTGTCTGCATTGTCAGGTGCTTTATTCTGACGACCATGCCTGTCCGGTAATGATACAGAAACGCCTGAAAAAAGAACGTAGAAGTGTAAACCCTGCATCAGTTAAAGGAAAAAATGGTTCTGCCATTTCTATAGAGCTGGAGAAGTAA